Proteins encoded by one window of Rutidosis leptorrhynchoides isolate AG116_Rl617_1_P2 chromosome 7, CSIRO_AGI_Rlap_v1, whole genome shotgun sequence:
- the LOC139859494 gene encoding uncharacterized protein, whose translation MLEFLDDDSDDEKIVSFINSLTEEEVDGEASSSRFPRSRVYIARDREDAAIRLYNDYFSETPMYPENKFKRRYRMSRQLFLRIVEGISNFNSTNIPEYFLFFRERLDATGRQSLTILQKCTAAIRQMAYGTTPDLFDEYIKIGEKTAALCLDYFCKCVFHLFAREYLRTPTAEDIARLYNFHEQKHGLPGMLGSIDCMHWEWKNCPVGWQGQYTRGDQKGPSVMLESVASQDQKKEKRKIKCHLSIPLKVTPEK comes from the coding sequence ATGCTCGAGTTTCTTGATGATGATTCCGATGATGAAAAAATTGTTAGTTTTATTAATAGTTTAACGGAAGAAGAAGTCGATGGAGAAGCAAGCAGTTCACGATTCCCTCGAAGCCGGGTTTATATTGCTAGGGATCGTGAAGATGCTGCTATAAGGTTATATAATGATTATTTTTCGGAGACACCAATGTATCCCGAAAATAAATTTAAGAGACGTTATCGAATGAGTCGTCAGTTATTTCTCCGAATTGTGGAAGGTATATCTAATTTTAATAGTACCAATATTCCTGAATATTTTTTGTTTTTTCGGGAACGTCTCGATGCAACAGGTCGTCAAAGTTTGACGATTCTTCAAAAGTGTACAGCGGCCATACGTCAAATGGCGTATGGAACTACACCCGATTTGTTTGACGAATACATAAAAATAGGTGAGAAAACGGCCGCTTTATGTTTAGATTATTTCTGCAAATGCGTATTTCATTTGTTTGCTAGAGAATATTTGCGAACACCCACTGCCGAAGATATCGCTAGACTTTATAATTTTCACGAACAAAAACATGGGTTACCGGGTATGCTTGGTAGtatagattgtatgcattgggagtgGAAGAATTGTCCTGTTGGTTGGCAAGGGCAATACACAAGAGGTGATCAAAAAGGGCCTTCTGTAATGCTTGAATCAGTGGCCTCACAAGAccagaaaaaagaaaaaagaaaaataaaatgtcACCTCAGCATTCCACTAAAAGTAACACCAGAAAAGTAA